A genomic region of Bernardetia sp. ABR2-2B contains the following coding sequences:
- a CDS encoding site-specific DNA-methyltransferase, whose amino-acid sequence MQRDSVVIDPKVIKNRVLKVIMVNWQEVVFIQQEDFKELPKTERQRLKASFAENGFVLSLKGWINEEEGGLIYCLDGKHRIMLLKEMIEEGYEVPLLLPMEILECKDKQDAARLVLVYSSSYAKITYEGMNTFVNDYDLDIKELEDYISLPQLSFDKLKQKFDFHNLTDNIEDEQDENHSEKIEALSDQELWVKAGDIYELGKHRLYCGSFKDEKEVAVLMNGKKARVVFTDPPYNLPTNFFSGKGKHTHTDFAEGAGEMSDKEFSLFIQQIYETAAKHSVDGAIIYLCMDFRHAWHVCEGAYPVFGTREPKQLLVWNKNQAGNGSFYRAKHELIFIFKNGDAKHTSKLGLADRFRPNVVDYPTANSFANPDRDALSNHPTPKPVQMVADVCLDVSDEQEIIIDWFMGSGTTIMGAEATDRIAYGTEIEPKYVQYILNRYRKKYPNQEIKCLNREEVEMKWID is encoded by the coding sequence ATGCAAAGAGATAGTGTTGTAATTGACCCAAAAGTAATTAAGAATAGGGTTTTGAAAGTGATAATGGTTAATTGGCAAGAGGTTGTATTTATACAGCAGGAAGATTTTAAAGAATTGCCAAAAACGGAAAGACAAAGATTGAAAGCAAGTTTTGCAGAAAATGGATTTGTTCTCTCTTTAAAAGGTTGGATAAATGAAGAAGAAGGGGGGCTTATATATTGCTTAGATGGAAAGCATAGAATAATGCTTTTGAAAGAAATGATTGAAGAAGGATATGAAGTTCCTTTATTATTACCAATGGAGATACTAGAATGTAAAGACAAACAAGATGCAGCTCGTTTGGTTCTAGTTTATTCTTCTTCGTATGCTAAAATTACTTACGAAGGAATGAATACTTTTGTAAATGATTATGATTTAGATATAAAAGAGTTGGAAGACTATATAAGTTTGCCTCAACTTTCTTTTGATAAACTAAAGCAAAAGTTTGATTTCCATAACCTGACAGATAATATTGAGGACGAACAAGACGAAAATCACTCCGAAAAAATAGAAGCTTTATCTGACCAAGAGTTATGGGTAAAAGCTGGAGATATTTATGAGCTTGGAAAGCATAGATTATATTGTGGGTCCTTCAAAGATGAGAAAGAAGTAGCTGTTTTGATGAATGGTAAAAAGGCAAGAGTAGTCTTTACAGACCCTCCTTATAACCTACCAACTAATTTTTTTAGTGGAAAAGGAAAACATACGCATACAGATTTTGCAGAAGGAGCTGGAGAGATGTCTGACAAAGAATTTTCGTTATTCATTCAACAAATTTATGAAACAGCTGCAAAACACAGCGTCGATGGAGCTATTATTTATCTATGTATGGATTTCAGACACGCTTGGCACGTATGTGAAGGAGCTTATCCTGTTTTTGGAACGAGAGAGCCAAAGCAACTACTTGTTTGGAATAAAAATCAAGCTGGTAATGGCAGTTTTTACAGGGCCAAACACGAGCTCATTTTCATTTTCAAAAATGGAGATGCAAAACACACTTCTAAATTAGGCTTGGCAGATAGATTCAGACCAAATGTAGTAGATTATCCAACTGCGAATAGCTTTGCCAATCCAGACCGTGATGCTTTATCTAACCATCCAACCCCAAAACCTGTACAGATGGTAGCTGATGTTTGTCTTGATGTATCTGATGAACAAGAAATTATTATTGATTGGTTTATGGGTTCTGGAACAACGATTATGGGAGCCGAAGCAACTGATAGAATAGCCTACGGAACAGAGATTGAACCAAAATACGTTCAATATATTCTCAATCGCTATCGTAAGAAGTATCCTAATCAAGAAATAAAATGCTTGAATAGGGAAGAGGTAGAAATGAAGTGGATAGATTAA